In Amycolatopsis sulphurea, one genomic interval encodes:
- a CDS encoding Gfo/Idh/MocA family oxidoreductase, translated as MQTLVVGLGRAGAGLHVPVLAKARSLAPDLFGDEPVVGCDPGRPVPANPRLTVARDLDHARRLVEPKDTVVHVCTPPDVRTAVVAELAAHGFRRFVVEKPLAPDTDELARMQRLIRKHRLRLEVVEPWLASTLTHRLTEVVRDNEFGELRAITIEQDKPRFRRSLSGSAGQNAFDVELPHGVGLALRLAGNARVTHATGYDLVLDDLVVPRMGGAEVGLRHTSGVRSRITSDLTSPIRQRRVTCEFTHGTAVGHYPVSEDDDHAQLTLTRNGRTEHAVLRDDCLLSWMIGAYRGFWRGVASPARGMLGSSEVVRILSVAKNVCAEPITGGRVPRYAG; from the coding sequence GTGCAGACACTCGTCGTGGGACTGGGCCGGGCCGGTGCCGGATTGCACGTTCCGGTCCTGGCGAAGGCGCGGTCCCTGGCGCCGGACCTGTTCGGGGACGAGCCCGTGGTGGGGTGCGATCCCGGCCGCCCGGTGCCGGCGAACCCCCGGCTCACCGTCGCGCGGGATCTGGACCACGCCCGTCGCCTCGTCGAGCCGAAGGACACCGTGGTGCACGTGTGCACCCCGCCGGATGTGCGCACGGCCGTGGTGGCCGAGCTGGCCGCGCACGGGTTCCGCCGGTTCGTGGTGGAGAAGCCGCTCGCCCCGGACACCGACGAGCTGGCCCGGATGCAGCGGCTGATCCGCAAGCACCGGCTGCGGCTGGAGGTCGTCGAACCCTGGCTGGCCAGCACGCTCACCCACCGGCTCACGGAAGTGGTGCGGGACAACGAGTTCGGCGAGCTGCGGGCGATCACGATCGAACAGGACAAGCCCCGGTTCCGGCGGTCGCTGTCCGGGTCGGCGGGCCAGAACGCCTTCGACGTGGAGCTGCCGCACGGGGTCGGGCTGGCGCTGCGGCTGGCCGGCAACGCCCGGGTCACCCATGCCACCGGCTACGATCTGGTGCTCGACGATCTGGTGGTCCCGCGGATGGGCGGGGCCGAGGTGGGGCTGCGGCACACCAGCGGGGTGCGCAGCCGGATCACCTCCGATCTGACCTCGCCGATCCGGCAGCGCCGGGTCACCTGCGAGTTCACTCACGGCACCGCGGTCGGGCACTACCCGGTCAGCGAGGACGACGATCACGCCCAGCTCACCCTGACCCGCAACGGCCGCACGGAACACGCGGTGCTGCGCGACGATTGCCTGCTCTCCTGGATGATCGGCGCCTATCGCGGCTTCTGGCGCGGGGTCGCGTCGCCGGCGCGCGGGATGCTCGGGTCCTCGGAAGTGGTGCGGATCCTGTCGGTGGCGAAGAACGTCTGCGCGGAGCCGATCACCGGGGGCCGAGTCCCGCGCTATGCCGGCTGA